TGTGGAAAGCTGCCCACTCCTGGCTTGTACATTCCGGAAACTGTCCAGGAGATGTTTGGTCCCTCAGATGATGGTTTTAGAGTCCATCACTTAAGACACATTTGGTCACTGTTGGATAGAGGGGAGAGTCTTCAGATCTGGTTGTTTTCAGTGTGACTTCATTTATGTATTTGAACAAGAGCAGATTATCCAGCTAGCACTGGGTATATTGGTCTGTATTAGTTAATGAACCAGGCATGGGCAGCAGTTTAATTAGTAGAGAAAGGCAGAGTATTTCTATGTAATAAAGAAAGGGAGACATAACATTTTACACAGAGCTTTTAATTCTTCCAATCAGGACAAGGCTCTGTGCAGGGAGCCCCTTGCTCAGAGTGAAACCCAGAGGTCAGGATATGTCTCCATGAAAGCCTTTTCTTTGCTCCTGAGAGCTCTGTCCCTGGCCATGTGCTGCCAATCCAGTCAGAGCCCAATCAGTCCCATGGTGAGAGGTGCCCTGCCAGGAGCTGAGGTGCAGGTGTAcacacagggagctgcagctgcctaAAAAGCTGGATTTACACTTtaggagcccagagctgtggggagcaAACAGCAGGCCTTGTGCTCCGAAATGCTGGCTCGCAAAGAGTGCTCATCTTTGTCCCTGAACTGATGAATTTACCCACTGCTGGGAGCCAGTGGGCTGGAAAGTGCCTTCTGATTGCTCTTCCTAAAGGATAACTGAACCCTGTCCAGTGCTGGAAGGCAGCTGGTCATTCCATGGGACGGAGAGGGCTAGAAGCAgaacaactgagaaaaaatgcCACTGGTGGCTTTTTGCTCCATTCCAGAATAAAATTGGGAAGCAAGCAGGAGGGTAGGGACCACAGTCCAGGAAGTCTCTCTCTTGGAGCACAACATGTGGCTATGTCCCAGTTCTGCCCCTGGTTCTGGGTGTGTGCCCCTCTGAGCAGTCACAGCCCCCAGCAATGCTCAGGGTGatgtgccaggcacagcccctcGTTGTCAGCTCCAGTGTCAGCTGTGGGATctgggcaggcacagagacaggtTAATATGTTCCCTGTTCTGTAAGCCCTGCTCTGACAGCTGgtcagctctggctgcagggcttCACAGCCTCTGAATGGCAGCCCATAAATCAGAGCTGGCACTGAAAAGAGGAATTGTAATGAGGGCTGAGAGACTCAAGGAGAATTGTTTTCCTGAGTCCCATCCCATtttcacacatacacatacagaCACTTGCCCTGTCCCTCAGAAACACTTAACTAGGCTTCACCTCTCTGGGAAGATGGACTGCCTGGTAAATGAGATGTCATGGGCAAACGCTGCCCTTGCATTAAGGGGattatttccaaattatttgAAGAGCCTTAGCACGAGGGCAGAAACCATAAATAACAAGGAACACTTTGGAAAGTTGGAGGCGGCTTCATGAGCCCTTGAACTTCCCAGGGCAGAGATGAAGAATGGAGAGTCCTGCTGGAAAGTGACCCCTGATTCCCGTGCCCATTGCACAGTGCCCTCAGTCATGTGTTCTCACATGTGGCTGTGGAGGCTTCTGCTGTGTCTGCACAAGGCTTTCATAATAATAAAGCAgttgtttaatttattattattatctgtGTTGTAGGAGGCAGTGCAGTCCTTCAGCTGATGCTGGTTCAGCAGCCTGTCAGGCCTTCTTTTAACAGGTCTGCCCCAAAAAATGCAGCTTCTCACACTGTAGATCTTTCAGTATGAGCAGAGGAGGTGAGATGGGACAGGAGGAAAGTGAGAACATGTCAAGACCATCAGCAGAACCGGGCACTGGTGTGTAGACTTGCAGATCCAGCTAAACTGAAAGTTGGCATCTTTAAATTCCTCACCTGTCTGAAGATTGCAGTGTATTAGGGGGGAATATTACAGTGATACAAGAATAAAAAGCTCACAGTCTTTGGAGActttcttaaatgaaaatatgtttcaaaGCGAAAAACCATTTGGTCCATCTGTGTCCCATTACTGAGCTGGGGCCATCATCCATTTTCATTAGCCAGGGCTTGAGCATGGGGGTGGGGACAGaggcccaggcagctgccctGGACACCAGGCTAAGATGCACCATATGGAAAAGCCTAATGTATGTTAACAGGCATCAGAGCCCAAAATTGAAAGAGTAATGGCTCATCCACACACAGGAGCCTCAGCGAGAGGAAACTCAGCACCAATCTGTCAGCTGCAATTCTGGGTCATTACAGGGCTGCTGAGCACAGGCCAACAGACAAGTTGGAGTAATCTGACTTCAGCAAGAGCAATTCCCCCAGCTGTGTGAGCACTCTGGCTCAGTTCCCTCCTTGCTAACATACATCAAACAAAGCATCTTCCTTTCCTCGGAGATTCTTCCCACTGGGCCTCGGGGGATTCCAGCCAAACATTTAAATTACATGTGATGATCTTTTAATTTGCTGGCTCTGTATTGCTCTTACCACGTCAGATAAACACATGCCATAGCAAGGCTGTTTCCCTTTTGCCTGCCCCACACAGGTGTATCGAAATATCTTCACTTTGACCCCCCCaaagtttcttcttttagttttaattgTTAGCTAAGGGGGCTCAGATCTTAGCTGAGGGCCTTGACATGCAGGCTGGAATGGGGTTAAATCCATTTTGTATCCTTGTACAAAATTAACTCTGCATGTAGCCAAATCATTTTGTTTGCCTTTCCAGTGGAGCTGAGCATTGCTGGGGCAAAGTAAGATCCTGAAGCTGATGGCTGGTGGAAGTCACTGGCAGTTACTATGGCTGGGTCAATTTAGGACATACTTTCACAGACTCTGTGCCTAATTTTAAATTAGAGGGCTACACGAATATGCCAAGTCTCCCTTTGCTTGCCAGCAGGCCCATTGCCTCCAGGGTACGTCAGCAGTTTCCAGTAGGCTTTTTCTGCACACAGCTTTGAGGCTCAACAACTGGTGGACCTGCTGGTAGTAAACACAAACAGGTGGCAATGTGTCCAACAGGTGTGAAAGAGTCACATTTGTAATCACCTGTGTTCAGCAGTCAGGTAACTCCTTAATCCAGGCAGTATTTGAGTGCCAACACCTGAGCACTGGGGTTTGTGCAGCCAGGTTATAGCTCTGCCTATCTCTGAATTGCAGAATTTTATGAGTCAGAATACAGTGCTGTGTTGGCACGAGCTCACCTCTCCTTTGTGAGGCTTCTGCTTAATTGGGTTTTGTTGAAAACTCTATTTAAAagctcttgttttctttttgcagattCCCTCTTTTGTTCAAGCTTTAGTCATGACTTCTGGCAAAGCTTTGGCATTGTGGATTTCATAATGCTGAAAAGTGAGGAGAAGGAAGCCAGGTAAGCGTCTCACTCATTTAAAAGACATAAttaaatttctctgtgaaaCAATGGCACTCTCACCTAAAATCCAGGTGTTTGGCATGGCCCAAAACAAAGGAACACAGGATCAAATGGTGTTTTGGAGGTTATGGCTTTATGAAGATTTCTGTGAGGGAAGCAAAGTCaaccagagaagctgaggagtAAAATGTTCATTCAGGGTGCAACTCTTGCCCTGCATTTTGATAGgcttggggttttgtttttcccctctagGGCAAGAAACAAGAGCTTCAGGGTggaattttatgaaaaatgagCTTACGTTTTGACTGAAAGACAGTGGTTTggtttgaacacttccagttcTTTTCTGCAAGAATAGATTTGACAtttctgccttaaaaataaGATTGATAAAGCCAGTCTTTGTTACTTCTAGAAAACCTCTAGAAGGTACCTAGTACCTAGAAGGTATCCCTAATTTCTCCTCCAAAGAGAGAACAGTCAGAGGTCCCAGACTTCTTTGAAGGGGGAGCAATTTGAAATAGttgagaaaagtaattttttttttctttgaagtggTCAGCAAAAGTTTGGCTCAGCTGGTTGCTTGGTAGGTTTGTTTCTTATTCCTGGAGTGCTACAGGCATTTTAATATCCAGGTTCTGATTGATGGGACTGTTGGCTCTAACACGCCTTCAATCTATTTTCTCCAAGGCAGGAATGAGGTCGTGTGTATTCAGTGAGGGATTTAGCCAGAGGGAAGATTTGTCCATTCCAGTGTATCACACCAACTCTTTAATGTCTGAGCAGTAGCTCTTATTTTGGGAATGCTTTGGGCTGGCTGTACTGTTTGTCTAGATTAGCAAGGTAATAGCCTATTTGTTACGAAAAAATTCAGGTTATGGACAATTGCAGAGGAGCCTGTTGCAAGTGGGTTTAATGAATTTGCCAGTCTTGATGCTGTTCAAGCCTATTTTTCAGCACATTTCTCAGCTTCTCCCTCttcctgagcagggagggagcctCAGGAATTTACTGTCTCCTGCAGTCTCAGCAAGTTGTCCATTTGGGAGGAGAGTACAGTTCTTCATGGTGTTAATTAATGCACATACATGTAGAGGAAGAGCATGAAAGAAGGAACAAGTGGAAGGGAGGTGGAAATAGAGACAAGCAGCCAAGCTCTGACTTCCAAAGGCAGACCTTGTGCTCTCAGCTGAGAGCACCttgtgtgctgtggtttggggtggaagatGAGGTCTGGGTTCcccttttttttgaaaaccCAGGGTTTCGGCCCCATGTAGTGGTggttgctgtgctctgcagggtcTTGTTCTGCAGACAGGGAAAGGTTCAAGCCTTGTTTAACAGAGGATATAAGAGTGGAGGATTACATGGGAACTCCTGCAGATGGATATGGTTCTGCCAAACTTGCTTTGCAGTTCTCCCCTGACAGTGAATGGGTTTGGAGAGAAGCTACTGCTCAAGTGGATCCTCTTGCTGGAGACTGTGCTGGAGGGAATGCACGTGCTAAGAGCTGTTTCCAAGCTGGCAAGTGACTTTCCAGGCCTTCCAGCCATCCTGGCAGGTGTGTAACCCCAAACCACTCTCTCTAAATGAGATTGTGGTTCCTGGGTGGATTTTCTGGGAGCTGAAAAGTCTCCTAATTGCTCTGCATGGCCAAGCTGCTTGCTGAATGAGGCTACAACAGGTTCAAGGGAGGCTTTTCATTACCCTCACTCTATTCACAGCTGGGAGTTCCTGATGGGCTTATCCTTGGCTGGCCTTTGGTACAGAGatttgtcatatttttctttcttctcactttccttccctgctttgaGACCTCATGTTGGACAAGAGATACATGCTGGACATGTGATTCATCCACCCCCTTTGTCCCTCTTGGCTGTTTGGAGGCAGGTTTGCTCAGGGAAAATGTGTTGGCTGTGCCTGGAACGTGCAGAGCATCTCTGCTTGGAGAGAAGACAGCACTATTTCATAGCTTTGGCTGTAGCTGCATCTGAATTGTAACTAAATCCTCTTCCCAGCACAAGCAGCTGCTCCAGTGAAGTCACAGACTTGGAGCTGGCCCAGCAGACGTAGTGCAGCTACCAAGGGTGTGGGTGGGAGCGAGACAGTAGCTGTGTGAGCCCCCTAAGTTCCTGAGAGCCAGGCCAGTGGCACTGGGgggacagagaaaaagagtcTGACCTGGGCAGTTCTTGTGCTACCTTCCCCACAGCAGAGTGGGAgtttttttccaggaggaaacagagtAGTGTGTTCAGCATCTCTTACTTGTGTCATGCTCTCTTCCCAAGGGAATGAGTGTGTGCAGTGCAGGGATTTGCCCTGGCATTTGTACAGTCACGTGCATAAATACACATCTGTCCATGCAGTGGTTGAGGTGGGCTGGCAGGGGTGAAAATGATGTGCTGATGGATCTTGCAGCTGTGCAGTTGAACAGAACCTATCCATCATTTTCagtatgtacacacacatgctGTATAAATTGTGTGAGCTCTGTGGTGCTCCTGGAGAGGTCATGTTTCCCAGCCTCAGGCCAGTCCCACACAGGTGATGGTCACCCTTGCTTTTGAGAGCTCTGATCATGCCAGAGGAGCAAAACTCTCAACCAGCATCTTTACTGCAGAGTTTCTGTTGATCCTCCTGGAAAATCTGAGCTCAGATCTGAGAAGTTTCAGATGAGGATGACGTTGTGGAGTTGCATTGGCTGTCCTTTGGAAGTCAGTCTGTGCAGGGTAAAGAGGCCAAGGCTAGTGGGTTTTTCCCTGCTGGAGAAATGTTCCATAGCACTGTAGCAGCTGGAGTCTGTCTTTGCAAACAGAATATAGAGCAATGAGGTGGCAGCAGACAGCGTGGGAAGGAGGAAAGCCTGCCCTAACTGATGAAAGTGTCTTGCCCCATTGCAGGAGCTTTCCCTGCCTCCTATTTTTCCTCTggcaagattatttttttctctgtttcacagCAACCAGgctcttccccctgccccactCCATGCTCTGCTTGCTCCGTCTGTGTGCTTGTCTTTTGATGTCAGTCACGCTATTTGATTTGTGATGAGGAAACAGAACGTCTTTTCCTCCGCTGCATTTGCTTCCCCCCGTCCTCTGAACCCCTCAGTGCAGGAGGATGGGATTTAGCCATGGAACAACAAGCATCCCAGCAATctctcagggctctgcagaggcagctggcGTTTGGGAGAGCAGGGGCAGTGGGGAGCAGTGTCTTCAGGGATCACAGCAAGCAGCTCTTTTGCTCATTTGCTGCCCTGGTTGGTGACgcagggacagccctgctctgtcAGATGAGTGCACTGTGCTTTTCCTCCATTCATTACCCAGCCTCTTGCTTTGGCACTGTACCCGGGTTTCAGACCCAGAGGCACGTTCAGGTGCTCACTGTGCTGTTTATTATACCTGGAACACCAGCCAGTGACTGCAGTGCTTTCCATGGGACTGCTGCCAGAGTGCAGGAGCTGCCTTTCAAAGACCCGGAGGTGATTTCGTCCCCCAGCACAAGCTGATTTTTGGAGGCACTGTGTGGTTTTGCATGGTCCATTTGAGAATAGAGCTGTCTGGGACTTTTTTGATTAAGTGGAGCTGTattgatttcatttttacagGAGCTCAGAGTTCGTTACAACTGAAACTCTTTCTGTAGGAACACAGCTTAGGCAAAACTTACCTCAGgtaatatttttgcagttttagaACTTGAGGTCAGAGGGAAATCTGAACTGAAGGGCTGCCCCACGACTTAGCCTGGATCTCACAGCACTTCTGTGACAGccccagcagcaaagctgctttccagccttcTCATCTCTTTGGTTGGTTCCTGCTGGTGTCTGGTTTTGTAGGGAAAGTGGAGATCCAGTCTCTGGATCTTGTGCTACCAGCCTGAGGCACTGTGctggctgagcagctctgctcttgcTGGTTTATTCATGTGTCTGACTTTGCTGTCTGCACTCCCTGTTGCCACAGGAGGGATTTGAAGCCTTTCCTTGACAGATCTCAGTGTCAAGTAGTAAAATCATAATCTGGGAGACTGTACAGTGTCTGAGGGAAAGTGTGGGCTCAGAAAAGGACTCTCCAGAACCTCTGTGTCATTCCATAATCTTCCATcccacagaaattattttttttccaagggaagtCCTTTCTCTGACCCTTGGCCTGGTGTTTCTGTGGAGAATGCAGCTCACCTTTGTGCTCCCTCAGTCAGCCCTCAGTGTGGAAGGAGACAGGGGCACAAGACAGCTGGTCAGACTTCTCAGAAGGCATCATTCCAGGTAACACCCAAATTTCCTAAAGTGGATCAGTAACTCAGCAAGTCCCAGGGCACTGGAAGCTGCAGTGACATGGATGAAGTGCACCCAGCCTTAGGGCTGGCTTAGTCCTGTGCCAAGGGGAGACTGGGGACAAGAGGAGCATCTGTGTGGCCTGAGGTCTGCTGTCACAGCACTCCCAAAACACTGCTGCACCTGATGAGCTGAGCCTTTGGAGCTGGAAGGATTCTGGGTGGAGAAGCAGGGACAGTGTTTTTGGCATGGTTCACATCAGGTGCTTCTCCCCAGACCGTGCCAGGGGAAAGCTGGTGTGTGCACCAAGCGTTCAGCTTCTCAGGCTCCAGGGGTACAGCTTACTAAGGCAGCTGTCTGGGTCCAGCAACCCTCAGCTGCAGGGGCCTCATCAAGTTCAGGGCTGTGAGAAACCCTTCAGACCTAAGATCAGAGTTGACTCTCTGTGCCTCTGCTACTGAACCCAGCAGGAAGCCTGATGGGGGATGCTTCTGGAAGTATTTTTGCCTGAGGGAATCAGGCAACAGCTCAGTTAGGCACGGAttgatttttttgcaaaattttccttctcttccctcgTTTCCAGCCAGTTTAAGGTCCACATCTATCTTGTTGATAGAATCATTTTAACAGCTAGTGGGCCATGGGAAAAGCTAATCCCCTCTGGGTTCTTGTCCATTAGCCATGTTTGTAGGTACTGCTACTACACAATTAATTATTACTGCTACTACTTTCTCCTTCACTTTTATTAAAtggtattttctgtttgcagtcTGCTGAATGGTTTGTTTGCCTTAGTTTTTGCTCATGTAATAactcctgctttcctgcagtTTCACTGCCCGGGGTAATGATTTTTTGGCTGCTCAAAAGGTGTCCATTTAATTAAAGGATATCTCTGGATAAATTTCCTCTCTGTGCAGTGCAGTGGTCTGTTCCCTGCTGCAGACCAGTTTTCCCACTCTCTGTCCATTTTTGTCAAGGAAGAGGTGGACCTAAGCTCAGCATTAATGTATCTGGCTTTTCATCCTCTATAAATTCAGGCCTATCTCTatgtgcactggaacaggagtTTTGTGGGAAAACTAAGCGCTGACTTGGAAAGAAGCAGCCTGCAAGCAGTGAAATTAATAAAGCTTTATGTCCTATAGGCATTGACTCTCCCAGTTGAATTCCCTGGGCAGtgtgaaatccctgtgtggaCCCACAGTGTTTAGAGGAAatctgagttattttttttagtgtgcCTGTTTTACCTTATGGGCATTCCAGGATGGGCAGGGTAAAAAGCAACCCATGCATATGAACAGGTCTTGGAGCAGGTTTCAGTCACCACAAGCTTGCACTGGGTTAAAAGGTACAGCTGAGAACTGGAAGACTTTGGCATCGCTGAAACTCGTGTGTGCTGTAGTGTGGTGTCCCTGAGTATTCCTGTGCCATTACACAGAACCACTTAATGAGACTCCACCCTATTCTAAAATCCTGTAATGTGCTCCGTTATTTTGTCCCTAACACCTTCCTGCTCTGACAACAGAAGGAACTACTCCCAGTACCGTGCTGGTTGCATTAGTAGGATTGTGGATCAGTTGGTTAGAGGGGAAAGAACATTGCCCAGCTCCCCGCACTCCCTGTGCAGACACTGTCTGAGCCACCTCCTCCCACTGCCGCCTTCCCACAGAGCAGCGATACTACAGCTCCCTGCAAGAGCCTGCAGCAGTCCTGatccctgcctgcctctccCCGTCCCTCACTGAAGCCTGAACACAAGCCTGGTTTTTAGTGACTGCTGTTCCCAGAACTCAGCAGGCTGAAGGGGGTGGAAGGGAGATAAACATCAGAGTTCAACATCCAGATAAAcacagcagagcacacacagtAAATACATCCACCCCCAAATGCAAATACAGCAGCAGAGATTCCTTGCCCGGGGCTCAGAGCGGAGCAGGCTCGGACAGGAGAGCAGCACCATGAGGTGAGTGCGGTGGCAGGgccctccccagctcctctggccACTTGGCTTTGTGCAGGCTCTGGAAGGCAGGAACATGTGTCTCATCTTGTTCAGCTGCTACTGGAGTATGGCTACACTGATTCCAACCAATTTCTTCCACTGTCAAATGAGAAGGGTGGTGGGCATGAAGATTTCAGCTCGTGCTGAAATACCTGATTTGGTATCGAGCCTGGCAACTTAGATGTGTGGTTTTGGGCTATGATCTGAGTTAATACTCACTCTTCCTCTGTTAATCTCTGTTCCTTGACTCAGGCTGTTTGTCTTGCTGGCTGTGCTCTACAGTGGAGTGAAGAGCAGTATTGTGCCACAGAAAATGTATGGGAGGATCACATCCCCAAACTTTCCAAATGTCTACCCAAACCACAAGGAGAGAATCTGGAATATTACTGTCCCCAAGGGATATTCTGTCCGTATCTACTTCACCCATTTCAACCTGGAGCTGTCCTACCTGTGTGAATATGATTATGTGAAGGTATGTGTAGGATGGGGTGACATGTAGCAGGCTAAGCTGTTAAAAACTGTGGTTATGTGATCCTGGGCACCTGTAGGACCAGTATAACTCTTGTAGGCACTTGATTCTAATCTGCTTGTAAAGTTCAGGCTCAACTGATTTCTAAATGATGTATTTATTGAGGCCCACAGGACAAGAAAGCAGAACTGGGAGACCACAAAATGTAAGTGATGGTCTAAACAAGTCGCTGTCAGCTTGTCTGAACGGGCACTGGCTCTGGTGTCTGCTGGCTAACATGACAAACAACCTCAGGAAGAACTTGTTTGTGTGGGCCTGATGCACATCCAAGAGGGAGCTGTGTACACAGGGAGTGTGCAAGCCCAGTTTCCATCTGACAGAACCAAACCAGGCTCTTCCCACTTAGAAAGATCTCATTTCCATGGTGTTATATGGCAAGTTGCTCCCATTCCCCAGGTCCATGTTGTTCTTCATGTGCTTTCCTTTGGGCAGGATGGAGTACTCCTTTCTGGTAGGTCTGTAGTACATAGCTCCCTCTCTGCCATGCCCAACATAAACCCCATGTGTCAGAACATTTCTCTTGTATTAAGGATAAATTAAGAACTGAAACTGTAATAGGTGAATCATAGAGCAAGTGAGTCACTCATTTAAAGACACCTTTTACTATACATTTGAATTTGTCAGTGTgtgaaactttttcttttcacccCAGTTGCCTTGGGCTTTACCAAGATCTGATTGTCACTGAGAGCACCAAGttaacaagaaaggaaaaagggagacaAAATTATGGGCTTAAATCACAGAGAATGGGGGAAATCTTCTCTTATCTGTCCTTGGATGTAGACCGATGTCCAGAAGCACATTTTGAGAGCATCCAAACCTCCTTCCTCACACCATTAAACACAAGCTTTCCAAGCCATGGCGGCAGGTTGGGAAGATCAGTGCTCTGTGCTCATCTGGTGGATTTGTctgtctgttttccagctgagctctggtGGGAAGACCTTGGCTAAACTGTGTGGAAAGGACAGCACAGACACTGAGGAGGCTCCGGGCAACAAGACATACATCTCCATGGACAACCACCTCATGGTGGTGTTCCGGTCCGACTACTCCAATGAGAAACCATTCACGGGCTTTGAGGCCTTCTATGCTGCTGAAGGTAAGAGATCTTAGATGGAGATAAGATCTTAGATCAGAGATGTAGGTGGAAGAGCCACAGCTGTGGTGGGGTTGGTGCTTCGCtgtgttctgtgctgctctgtgctgtgggtgtGGGGTGGGAGATGTCTCACTGTACAGAGGCAGGTGCAGAAGGGCACAGCAACCAAAGGCAAACAGCCCAACCTCTCAAAACACAGAGCGGCTCACAATGAGAGAACACGTTGTTGAAGGGTGTTGTTTGCCTGATTCTGTGCTTTGCCCATTAGATGTTGATGAGTGCAAGCAGCTGTTGGATGGTGAACCCCTCTGCAATCATCACTGTCACAA
This genomic window from Chiroxiphia lanceolata isolate bChiLan1 chromosome 22, bChiLan1.pri, whole genome shotgun sequence contains:
- the MASP2 gene encoding LOW QUALITY PROTEIN: mannan-binding lectin serine protease 2 (The sequence of the model RefSeq protein was modified relative to this genomic sequence to represent the inferred CDS: inserted 1 base in 1 codon) translates to MQIQQQRFLARGSERSRLGQESSTMRLFVLLAVLYSGVKSSIVPQKMYGRITSPNFPNVYPNHKERIWNITVPKGYSVRIYFTHFNLELSYLCEYDYVKLSSGGKTLAKLCGKDSTDTEEAPGNKTYISMDNHLMVVFRSDYSNEKPFTGFEAFYAAEDVDECKQLLDGEPLCNHHCHNYVGGYYCSCRVGYTLHENKRTCTAHCQCLVFAERIGEIPGPDYPTPDLSSCSYRIQIEEAXLILEFMETFNVETHPGLLCPCDVLKVREVKTGIHGHSC